In Cellulomonas sp. Y8, the genomic stretch GGTCGGCCAGAACGGCGTGCGGGGGCATCGCCTCCAGGGGTGGCGCTGGCCGGTTCTGGGTCGCTGCCAGGGTGCGTTCGACGGCCTCGGGCGACCCGAGGACCGCGATCGCGCGGGGCATCCACTGCGCGCGTCGGGTCTCCTGGGAGACGCCGGTCTCCTTGCCCGCGCGGGTGGTCAAGGTCGCCTGCTGAGCCAGCTTGTGCTGCACCGGGCGGGGTGGTTCGTGCCCGTGGCGGGCGCGGTAGTCGGCGACCAGGTCCTTGTACGTGGCCTCGATGCTCTCGCGCCGGCGGGAGAACTCGGTGTTGAGCTCGACGGGGATCCCGTCGATCTCGCGCACTGGCCGGCGCGCTGCGCGCCCGGTGGAGCGTTCGACGAACCGGACCCCCAGGCGCGACCTCAGGCCTGTCTCGACGAGCGTGTTGTACCGCTCGGAGGCCGCGACGCCGAGGGCGTGGATGACCCGGCCGTCGAGCGATCGCCACTTGCCGTCCAGGCCGAGAACCTTGTTCGACACCGCGACGTGGGTGTGCAGGTTCGGGTCGCCGCTGCGGGAGTCGAAGTGGTCGAACGTGGTGGCGGCGAACCCGCGGGTGTCGACCTGCGCCACGCCCCCAGCCCCGACCCGGGTGAGCGCGGCCTGGGACTCCAACCAGGACAGCGCGCCGCGCCAGGCGTCCTCGTGCGCGGCGAGCACCTGCCCGCGCACGTGCTCATCGCCCAGCCCCCACAGCACCGAGACGCTCTTGACCGGGGTGAACACCAGGTCGTACCCGGCGACCGGCTGGCGCTCCGCGCCTCCCCGCGCCGCCAGGTACTTCCCGACCGCCGCCGGCGTCGCGGCCTCACCCTTGGCCGTGAGGAACCGGGCCGCGGCGGAGCGCCGCAGGCCGTCGCGCTCGACGCCGGGCTCGGCGTCACGGTCGTGCCTGGCGCGGAACTCGGCGTGCTCGTCGCGCAGGGCCTTGATGAACCCGTCGTCGTCCTTGCGGTCGGCGAGCATGAACCGCCGGCCGAGCCGGGTCGCGGCCATCGCGTCCTTGACGCTCGCGCCGCCGGCGACCAGCGCACGCTCGATCGCATCGGCGTCCGGGTGCCGACCCTCGCCGAACAGCGCCTTCATCTGCGCCTCGGTGACCCGTCCGGACACCCCGAGCGAGTCCAGGCCCTCCCCCACCCACCGGCCGGGCGGGTTCCCCGAGGCGGTGTAGTACGCGCTCAGGTCCTCCCCCCGCTGGCGGGGGACGTCGCCTGTGGCGACTTGCCGGGTGAGGTAGGTGTACCCGTCGCCGGCGTGCAGCACGTGGACGGTCATCACCGCGGCGCACACCTCCACCCGAACGAGAACGGTTCTCGATGAGCGAGCGGAGGCGGCTGAACCTCGCGGCCACTCACTGTAGTGCAAGAGGTGTGTTGAGTCTGGGGTGCTGCGCGTGAGTCGCTGGGGCCGAAGGCCGAGGGGGTGAGGGTTAGGGTTGGTGCTGGCTAGGGGAACTTCGGTGCCTAGGTCGAGCTTCGCGCTTCGGCCTGGGTCGACTAAGGAGGTTCCTGGGGATGGCTGGAAGCACGAGGGCAAGACTCTCGGCCCGTGAGCGTGCGCGTGCGGCTCGAGCGCGTGCCGATGCGGCGCGCGCCGAGCGTGACCGCGAGGTCGAGGACGCGGCGGCCGCCGGTTCTTCGCCGGCGGCGACGAGCGCGCGAAGCTGCTCGAGCGCATCGCGGCGCTGCAGGCGGAGGTCGGCGCGGTCGATCGCCGCATGGGCGCGCAGATCGCACGGCTGACGGAAGCCGGCGAGCCGGCGGCGTGGCAGCGCGCGCTGCTGGACGTCGACGAGCCCGAACGCAAGCGACTGCGCGCACTCGCCGACGGCATCGCCCCGCTGGCCCGTGCGCCGATGTCGCCGACACAGGGGCCGGCGGGAGTCGCTACTCCCGATCTGACGGGCGCGCTGATCCGGTGAGCGAAGACGCGCTGTTCCCGGCTCCACCTCGACGCGGAGCCGGGAACAGCGGCGGCGCACGCGCACGCGCACGCGCACGCGAGGTACGCGACGCGACTCAGAACCCGCGGGTGCTCGACAGGTTCAGGCGCTACGTGCGGGCGGGCGGCCCGTCGGACTGCTGGTTGTGGTGCGGCGCCGTCGCCTCGGCCGGGCACGGCCGGTTCTGGATCAGGAACGGGCTGGTCGTGATCGCACACCGCTTCGCCTGGGCGATCGCCCACCCGGGCGACCCGCTTCCCCGGCTTCTCGCGCACCAGTGCGACAACCCGCTGTGCCAGAACCCGAGCCACCTGCACCCCTCGGACCAGACGGGCAACCGCCGGGAGTGGGCCGCTCGCCGACAACAGATCGGTAGCCCGCTGCGCGACGTGCGTGGGTCACGCGGGCGCGCCGTCGCGGTCCGAGACGCCGTACGCGCCGGCGACGACCCAGCCGCTGCGATCGCGGCAGGCTTGCGCCCGGTCGACGCCGGGCAGGGTGTCTTGTGGCTTGATCCGGAAGTCCTCGGCTGATGAGCCCCGAGCAGGCAGCTCGGGTCCGATCAGGCTCGTGCGTCGTTGACGATGGCGTGTTCCCAGCACTGGCCGCAGCCGATGCCGCCGACCATCTGACGGGTGCCGCGGTGGGTGCAGTTGGCGCGGACGGTGGCGGCGAGCCGGTGGGTCTTCGTGAACCACCCGGTGCGCCGGCCGTCGGTGCGTGCGGGGACCGTGCGGGGGGTGCCGGTGGTGACGCCGCGAGCGAGGTCGACGGCGCTGGACAGCGGGAGCTGGCCGTCGTCGAGCATGGCCCGGGCCTCGTCGGGCAGGCGCAGCAGGGCCAGGCGGTCGCGGACGGTGTTCGGGGAGCGTCCGCTCTTGCGTGCGATGTCGGCGAACGGCACGCCGGCGTCGCGGAGCCGTGCGAACGCGGCCGCTTCCTCGAGCGGGGTGAGCGGGTCGTGCAGGGCGGCGATGAGCATGAGGAAGAGGTGGTCGGTCCCGGTGCGGGTGCGCCGGGCGATGACGGGGATGACCTGGAGCCCGACGCGGCACGCGGCTTCGTAGCGGCGGTGGCCGTCGATGAGGCGGAACCGGCCCTCGGCGGACGGGGTGACGGTGATCGGGTGCAGGATCCCGACCTCGCGCACCGACGCGACCAATTCGTCCATGCCCCGCAGCTCGCGGCGGATGTTCTCGGGGTTCGGGACGATCCGCTCGATGGGCAGGGTGGTGGTCATGCCAGCACCTCCAGCTGCGCGGCGAGGTCGGCGTCGCGGAGCCGGCCGAGGGTGTGCAGCAGGCGCGCGGTGCTCCCGTCCTGGTGCGCGTCGGGGGCGATGATCGCGGGCAGCGCGGTGAGCACGGTGGGCGCGTGGGCGAGCAGGCCCGGGTCGGGCCGCCCTTCGGCGCGGGCGTAGAGCCCGTCTCGGACCTCGCGCGCGGGGCCTGCCGGCTGCGGTCCCCGCCGCCCGGTCAGTGCCCAGGACTGGCGGGCGTCGCGCAGTGCCTCGACCTGGCCGGCTCGGGCCTCGATCCAGTCCCAGATGCTCGCGGCGCGGGCGGGCCCTCTGGCGGGGGCATCGGGGCGGTGGTCGTCGTGGTCGTGGATCAGGGCGGCGAGCGCGGGCCGCAGTGCGGCGCCGCCGAGCGCCCACCGCGGGTCGCGGGCGCGGATGGTCTCGGCTTCGGCACGGGACCACAGCGCCCTGTAGGCGAGCTCGTCGACGACCTGGGCCTCGGTCGGGTCGGCGGGGTTCACGGCGCGACGCTCACGTGCGCGTGGTCGGCGAGGGCGGTGACGCGGTCGGGGCGGTACCCGGACCAGTGCTGGCCGTCGGCGACGACGACGGGCGACTGCAGGTGCCCCAGGCCCATGACGTAGCCGCGGGCGACGGCGTCGGTGGTGATGTCGACGATCTCGTACTGCAGGCCGGCCTTGTCCAGGGCGCGGTAGGTCGCGTCGCACTGCACGCAATCGGGCTTGCTGTAGACGGTGATGTTCACGGCGGTTCTCCTGTCGGGTGGGCGGCTGACAGGGCGAGCGGGTCGGGTCAGCGGCGGGTGAGGCGTCGCACGATGTGGGTCAGCCCGCGGCGGGGCGCAGGGCTGGAGGCCGGTGCGGGAGCCGGGCACCCGGCGGCGCGCCACTGCGCGATGAGCTCGTCCCTGTCGGCGCGTGCGTCCTCGACGGTGTCGGCGGCCATGTAGCGCTGCTTCCAGGCGTTGTACGCGGGGAGGTCCACGCTCCGGAGCCAGACCTGGGCGAGCGCGCTGGCCCGGTGAGTGCCGATCTGGACGGCCGGGGTGGGGCGCTGGTCGCCGTGCCCGGAGTCGGCGACGACGCGGGCGGCGATGACGCAGACGGGGCCGGCTGCGCAGTCGATGTGGGTGCGCAGGTAGGTGAGGACGTCGGCGTGGATGTCAGCGGCCGTCTCACTACCGTAGGCCTCGGCCCAGGCGGCGGTGTCGATCTCGACGGTGAGGTTCAAGGTGGTGCGCATGGTGTCCTCCTGGTCAAAGCCGGTTGGTTCCGGCGCCGGTGGCCTCGGTGCGGCTGGCCATCGCTTCGATAGCCGGAGGCCCATGTCGCAGAGCCGTGGGGGTCAAGGGCCAGACCGACCGACCCAGCCACCGCAGGTGCGGAGCACCTTCCCCGGCCACGTGCTCGAGGTGATCGGCCCTTGACGCCCACGGCGGCGCGACAACGATCAGCGGCTCGGATCGATGGGCCCGCAGGTGACCCGCACGCCGTCCGGGACCACAGCCCCGGGCGGGCGCGCGTCGCCGGGGTCCGGGGCCGGAGGCCCTGGCGGTGGGCCGCGCCGCCCGCGGCGGACGCGGCGCACCACGTGCCACAGGTGCCACCGACGCCTGCGAGGCCGTGCACAGGTTGCGCGTCGCGAACCGCCGCCTGACCCCCTGAGGTGACGGCGCGGCCTGTGTGCGGGCGCCTGTTGGGTCCCGTCGTCCACCTGTGTACGCCGAGAGCCGCGCAGCGATGGAGCTCGCGGCGTGCCCAGGTGGGCGAGGGGTGCAGCTCGGCGACACCTCCCCTCGCGTCCGGCTCCAGAGGGCCTGCGGCGCCCCGGTCCGCCTGGTCGATGCACCCGACCAGGCACGCGGCGTAGGCACGAGCCTGTTCATCGGATGTTCATCAAGACCAGGCCCCGCACCCCTGGATCGGCGGAACACTCCAGGCACGGAGAGCCGCTCCGGGGCGTGATGAGCCGGCATCTGGGCGTCGCGCATAGGTTCGAGGCATGGGGGCTAGTCGAGATGGCGAGACGAACGAAGACAGGTCGGACCGTGGCTGCGATGACGGTGGCCGCGCTGCTCGGCCTCACCGGGCTCAACGCCGCGTCGGCCGGGGTGGACCCGGGGCCGCCGGTCGATGAGTACGGACTGACGGCTCAGGAGCGCGCCTGGATCGAGGTGCCGGAGGGCGCGGACGTCGAGAAGACGGTGTCACCCGAGGGCGACGTTCAGGTCACGGTGACCAGCAAGATGGCCGCGGACGACCCGCGGAACCAGCCGGTGGATGAGGCCTCGGTGACCACGTCGGCTGACGGCACCGTGACGATCGTCCAGCCGCTGGCTGCGGGCTGCACCCAGACGGCGAGCATCAACACGCCCTCGATCACCAACCGCACCTTGCCGGTGAAGGCGACGCTCGCGATCAGCGTTGGGTGCGCGTCCAGCGTCTACTTCGACGCGGAGGGGTGGGCCCCGGACTCGATCTCGGACAAGAAGCAGATCAGCGCTGGTGGCGTCGTGAGCCCGGGGGGCAGCACGACGGTCTCGACGTCGTACTCGTGCGCCGAGAACTTCCGGTACTGGACGAACTACAACCGCGCGAGCATCGGTTCGGTGCTCGCGCAGTCGGCACGCACGTGGCTTCGGTGCTGAGATGACACCCATGGACACTAAGCAGCACGACGCGCCCGGCGCGACGACAGCGCACCGGTCCATCACCCCGGTGACGTTCGTCGCCGGCCTCCTGACCGGCATCGTGGGCTACCTGGCGGTGTCGGCGGCAACATGGGCTGCGGTCGAACCGCCGCACGCCTCGGCTCGTCTCGGCAGCTTCGGCCTCCTCGCCGCGCTCTTGGCCGCGGGGACGGTCGTGCTGGCGAGGACTGCGTTCGTGAGTGCGGCGACCGCGGGGCTCACGGTGGTAATCCTGGCGTTCATCGCTGCGGTGTCACCCGAGCGAATGCCCGACGCAGGCGTCAACTTCGTACTGGCCGGCGGGACCTCGGTGACCGGGTTTGTGCTTGGGGCCTGCATTCTGTCAATGTCGACCGGCCGAGCGGCACGGCGATAAAGGCACCTTCGGTGCATCCCCGTCGCAGGTGTGGATGAGGCGCAACTGGATGCTGCGACTCCCCAACCCTGCCGGGAGTCCAAGGGGCCGGCGGCCCCTTGGGCTGTCCGGTAGGCGCTCGGTGCGGGCCACCCGCGCACGGCCGCCCGAGGTGTCCGACCTTCGCGGGCCGGGCACCGCCCGGCTGGAAGGCCGTACTCAGCTCGCGCGACACGAACCGCCGCCTGACCTCCTAAGGTGACGGCGCGACCTGGGGTGGGGGCGCCTGCTGGGGCACGTCGTCCACCTGTGTGCGCCGCGAGCCGCGCAGCGATAGCGCTCGCGGCGTGCCCGGGTGGGCGAGGGGTGTAACGGGCCGGACGGCTACGGGCTGGTCATCGCCGGGGTCCGGGGCCGGAGGCCCTGGCCGCGGGCGCCTGCGCCCGCGGCGCACGGGGTCCGCGACGGCCGGGCGACGGCAGCGACGGCCACCTGTCCTCGCGTCGGCGCCCGGCCAGCGGCCCTCGCCGGCTCGATGCCGGCGAGGGCCGCGCACCGCCCGGGGGGTGGGGGGCTGCGGTGCCCGGCTGCGGTGTGCGGCCGGGCACCGCGGTTGGTCAGGCGACGGCGTCGAGGTCGGCGGGGGTGGTGGTGATGGCGTCGGCGATGACGTGCACGGCGCGCAGCACGTTGGCGGCGGTCGAGCGGATGAGGTCGGTGTCGGCGTCGGACCATCCGGCGACGTACCCGATGGTGTAGGCGCTGGTGTCGAGGCCGAGCAGTCCGGCCACGACGTAGGCGACGGACTCGGCCTCGGTCTCGTAGGTGCCTCGGTGCTGCTGGTACTCCCCGGGCTCCAGGTCGCCGTGCAGGAACGCGTGGGCTGCCTCGTGCAGCGCGGTCTTGGCGGCCTGCGCGGGCTCGACTCCTGCGGCGATGACCACGCGCCGGGTCTTGAAGTCGGTGAACCCGCCCAGGCCCGGCGGCAGCGCCTCGCGCTCGACGCGCCAACCGTCGGCGGTCAGATAGTCGCTCACGGCGGTGAGCACGCCGAGGTCGTCGGCACCGGTGAGGGTCTTCGTCAGGTCGGCGGGGTCGGCGGCGTCGGGGTTGGACGGGTCGGTCTGGGCGATGTCGAACACGGACAGCACGGGGAACCAGACGCGGCGGCGCTGGCCGTTCTCGTCGGTGTGCGTGAGGTCGTCCGGGGCGTCGGCGTCGTCGGTGATCTTCGCGGTGGCGTACCCGAAGATGCGGATGGCCTTCTCGCCCTTGCGGACCTGGCGGCCGCGGGCCTGCCACTGTCGGAACCCGGCGACGCGGGTCGCGTCGGGCCGCTGGGACCAGATGAGCAGCAGGTTGTTCAGCGAGTAGGCGTGGAACCCGCTGGACAGGTCGAGGAACGCGCGCCACTGGTCGCTGTCGCGCAGGGTCTCGACCTGCTCGGCGATGCTGGCGTGCAGGGCGGTGGCCTGCTCGCGGCGCTGCTCGGGGGTGGTGCGGGTGATGATCTTGCGGGCCATGACGGGTTCCTCCTCGCGTCGGGTTGGTGGGCCGGTGAGCGCTGGGCTTGCCAGGCCTCACCGGCGTGCGCGAGGTGCCGCGCCGTCCGCGTCGGGGCCCCGCGCGGGGACGGGCGGGGGTGAGGGATCGCATGCCGGCGCGCAGTGTCGGTGTGGGATCGCTCAGGCCCGCACGGCATCGGGTGGGGTGCGGGCGGGGTGGTACCGGCCCTGGCGAGCCGCGATGGCCGGGCACGACGGGACCGACCGGCGCGCTGGGAGGGTGCTGCGCGCCGTAGGCGCGTCGGGCGTCAGCTGGTGCCGTCTGCCGGCGCCGGCTGAGCATCTTGGGCGGGCGGGCACCTACGGCACCCCGGACAGGTGGTCGGCTGGGTGTACGCAACAGACGGATGAGTCGCTACGGTGCCGTCCGGCGGCGTCCCGGACCCGATCGCGGGCGCCGTCCTCGCTGGTCGGAGCCGTGGAGGGTCGGCTCCGCCCAGCGAGCACGACCCAGGTGTGAGGTTCTCGCCCTTGCCGGACTCGACGACCTGTCGGGACCGTCGGGCATGGCTCGCAACGACGCGAAGATGCAGACGGTCGAGGTCCTGACGACGAACGGCGTGCTGTTCTGCCCCGGAGGGCGGACGCCGCTCGACCCGGAGGACGCCGCCCGGGTGTACGAGCTCCTGGTCGACGCCGAGGCCGTTCTCGCGCCCCCGCCGGGCGCCGGCGGACCGGCGGCGGTCGACGAGGCGTGGATCCGCGACCGGGACCGCGGAGAGGACGCCCGGACCCTGACCCTGGTGGTCCTGACGTCGCGGGCGGTGCTGCAGTGCGGGCAGCCGCTGGCGGTCGACGAGGCGCTGTGCGTCTACGAGCTGCTAGTGACCGAGCACAGGGTGCTGGTGCCGGGCCGCGGCACGTTCCTGCCGGAGCAGTGGGTGCAGGCCCGGGCCTGCCGGTGACCGCGACCGCAGCGATGGCCGCGGTCATCAAGCGGATCGTGTGGGCCCGGGACGCGGGCGTCGCTCATGTGCCGGGTAGTCCGGTGACGACGAAGGCTCGTTCACCGAGCCGGTGAACGAGCCTTGGTCGTACTCGCGCGGGCGCCCAGGAGACTCTGGTCTCAGAAGGCGCGGTGCGTCATCGCAGGCTGACGGCGATGACGTCGGTGACCCTGTCGAAGAGGTTGGTGCTGTTCGGGCCGACCTCGGGGCTCACGATCCCGTTGGCGAACCTGACCTTGGCGGTCCAGCTGCCGGACGTGTACTTGGTGCGAGCCGGCCAGTTGCCCCGCATCGTTCCGGCGCCGGTGAAGCCGTAGTTGGCGTTGGGCACCCCGGTGCCGAACAGGCACATGTTGCCGGTCTTGCACACGTTCGAGGAGGTCGTGAGCGGCGACACCAGGGACTGACCGGTCTCGACCGAGATGACCTCGCCGTTCGACGGGTTGCTCGTGATCGTCTTCGACTCGTCGGACAGGATGAACGCCTCGAGGTCAGCGGACGTCTCGACACCCGGGACGTTCACCTCGATGCCGTCGATGACGGTCGCGTCGGTGTCGTCGTCGGCGATCGCGGCCTGGCCGGAGATGGCCAGGACTCCTGCGCACGTGGCCACGGCGATGATGGAACGGAAAGAGCGCATGCGGAAAAGCCCCCTGAAAAAGTACATTCCGCGCGCCAATTGGCGCCCAGGCGGAACGTAGCAGGTCAGAGCGCTGCGTCGAGGGACTTTCGCTCTGTGGATCGCGAACCGCGGGCAGGCGTCCGGATGCGAGGTCCCGGATCGGGCTCGAGCGTGTTCCTGCTGGAGCGGCCCCCCGGACCGCGGCCTCGATGAACAGGATGCGGTGGCCGGCTGCGGGCTGCTCGCCGCCGGGGTCCGGGGCCGGAGGCCCTGGCGGTCGGTACCGGCGCTCGATGCGCACGGCGCCGGCCATGTGCGCGCCGAGGCGAGCCCCGCGCCGGGTCGTCCACATCACCGGGCGCGGGGCTCACGGGCGCTACTCGCGCGGCCCGTCGTACAGGTCGCACGCTTGGCCGTGTCGGTCGAACGGGTCGGGTGGGTAGCAGCCGTACGCCGGTGGGGACTCTTCGTCGGGCTCGGGGCTCGTCCACCGTTGGGCGACCCAGGGGGCTGCGTCCTCGACGGTGCGGTGGTGGCGGGCGGCGTCGTCGGCGACGGCGGCCTGACCGGCCCACTGGTCGGGGGTGTACTCGATGCTGAGCACGTCGCCGTCGTCGTCGCGGGTCAGGCCGATGGTGGTCTCGTCGGGCAGGACGGTGATGGCGACCAGGCACCATCCGCTGGTCTGCGCGACGGCGACGGGCAGCCCGTGGGCGGCGATCGCGACGACGATCGCGGCGATGCCTTGGGCGTCGGCCTCGGCGCGGAGCTTCGCTTGGTAGTCGTCGGCGGGCATCACGGGGTCTGCCCGTCGATGAGGGCGAGGATCGGTGCGACGGGCTCGGGGAGCCGCCAGGCGTCGACGGCGGGGTGCGCGGCGAGCACGTCGCACGGTCCGTCCTCGGCGAACAGCGCGGTGATGACGGTGGTGGCCGTCTCACGGTCGGCGCCGTAGACGTCGAACGCGACGACGACGGTGTGCTCGGGGTAGGGGATGGGCAGCGGGCTGACCTGGTCGTCGGCGTCGGCGTCGCGGTCGTCGTCGTCGTCGACGCGCACGGTGGAGCCGGTGCCGTCGGGCCGGGCGTAGACCACGGTCCACGAGCGGGTGGGGTCGTCGTGCGCGGTGATGGCGGTGACGTTGGCGTGCATGAGGCCGTTGCCGTCGGGCGTGACGGCCAGCAGGCGCTCACCGGTCCAGTAGGGGGGTCAGGGCTGGGTGGTGCGGGTCATGGTGGTCCTCTCGATGGTGGCGGGGTCGACCCGGTGGTGGGTCGGCCGGTGAGCGCTGGGCTTGCCCGGCCTCACCGGCGGGCGCGAGGCAGCGGGTGGGAAGGCCACGGGCTGATACCGGCCTGGCGAGACGCGATGGCCACGTGGCGTGCGGCCGGGCCGGGCGCCAGATAGGTGCTGCGCGCCGCTGGCGCGACCGCCCCTTGGCCGGGGTCCGGGGCCGGAGGCCCTGGCGGTGGTGCCGGCGCTCGATGCGCCCGGCGCCGGCCACGGCCGCCCGGTGGCTGGTGGGCGCGCGGGCGCCCACCAGCGTGGGGTCAGGCGGTCGTGAGGTCGAAGGTGGCGCTGGAGGTGATGTAGTCGGTCATGGTGAATGGTCCTCTTCTCGCTACGGTGGGGTGGACGGCGGTCCTGCCCCTGCGATCCGCCGCCCCCGCCCGGCCGGAGCCACTTGCACTGGTTCCGGCCGGGCGTCGTGCTGCTGGGGGTCAGGCCGCCGGTGCGGCCGCCTCGGCGGGCTCGGGGTCGGGCTCGGTGGTGGGGGTGCGGCCGCACGCGATCTGCTCGATGTCGGACAACTGGTAGCCCCAGGTCTCCAGCGTGGTCAGGTAGTCGGCGGCGCCGCTATCGCCGGAGGCGCTACGCCAGGAGTGCACGCCGGTGCACTCCTCGATGGCGGCCAGGACGACCACGAGGGTGATGACGTGCGAGCGGGGGGTGTTGGCCTTGCTAAGCAGGTTGGCAATGTACCGGCGGCCGCCGTGCTCGGAGGTGTGCCCGAGCAGGCTGGCCGCGACCTGGAAGCCCCGGTCGGCGGCGTAGGAGAGCCGGGAGGCCTGGTTCACGATGGCGTCGGCGACCATCTCGGCGGCACCCTTCGGCGGGGTCTTCCGGGGGGCGATGGTGGCCGCCAACCAGTCGCGCCGCACCTTCTCGGCCGAGCGCCAGGCGGCGTTGTTCTCGCGGACCTGGCGGCGCTCGGCCCGCTCGGACTCGGACACGGGGGTCCGCTCGGCCTTGGCGGCGGGGTCGGTCCACCGCAGGTGCCCGGCGGCGCGCCAGTCGGTGCAGATGTAGACGGCGCGCGCGGTGGCGGTGGCGTCGTCGTAGTGGACGTAGGCGGCGTGGTGAGGGCAGGTGGCGTGCTGCTCGGCGCTCAGGGGCCCGGTGCTGCCCTTGGCGCGCAGGGCGGTGACCTCGCGGCCGGCGGTGACCTCGTAGTACCCGGGCTTGGGGGTGATGGTGACGCCGTCGGCGGTGAGGCGGGTGCGCTCGGCGTCGAGGGCCTGGGTGCGGGCGCGCTCGTCGCGGATGCGCTGGGCGGCGTGGGCGAGGGAGCCGCCGCGCTCGGCGGTCCACTGCAGGGTGCGGGTGGCGTCCTCGTCGCCGTCGAACTCCGCGAACAGCGCGGCGGACACCAGGTCGAGCGCGTACCCCTCGGCGGCCTCGACGGCGATGGTGGACTTGGCGACGGTGAGCCCGGCGGTGACCTCGGCCTTGGTGCGGCGGGTGCGCTTGGCGATCTGGGAGGCGGACAGCCCGAGCAGGGCCAACTGCTCGTAGGCGGCGGCGGTGTCGGGCTGGGTCATCGCGGCGCGGTCGTGGTTCTCGGCCAACTGGCCGATGATCCGCTCGACGTCGCCGCCGTCGGGCACGACGTAGACGGGGATGGTGGGGACCTGCTCCTCGGTGGCGGTGATGGTGCGGCGCTGGCCCTCGCGGACCTTGATGCCCTCGGGGGCGCGGACCGCGGTGACGGGGACCCGGACGCCGAGGTCGCGGATCGACTGGCGGAACTCGGGGGTGATGTCGGCGTTCGTGCGGATGTTGGCGTCCACGATGAGGTCGCCGGGGTTCATGTACAGGAACGCGACGCCGTCGGGCAGCGTTGCGGGTGCGGGCTGGGTGGTGCTGGTGGTGGCCATG encodes the following:
- a CDS encoding ParB/RepB/Spo0J family partition protein, with amino-acid sequence MTTTLPIERIVPNPENIRRELRGMDELVASVREVGILHPITVTPSAEGRFRLIDGHRRYEAACRVGLQVIPVIARRTRTGTDHLFLMLIAALHDPLTPLEEAAAFARLRDAGVPFADIARKSGRSPNTVRDRLALLRLPDEARAMLDDGQLPLSSAVDLARGVTTGTPRTVPARTDGRRTGWFTKTHRLAATVRANCTHRGTRQMVGGIGCGQCWEHAIVNDARA
- a CDS encoding ArdC family protein, with amino-acid sequence MARKIITRTTPEQRREQATALHASIAEQVETLRDSDQWRAFLDLSSGFHAYSLNNLLLIWSQRPDATRVAGFRQWQARGRQVRKGEKAIRIFGYATAKITDDADAPDDLTHTDENGQRRRVWFPVLSVFDIAQTDPSNPDAADPADLTKTLTGADDLGVLTAVSDYLTADGWRVEREALPPGLGGFTDFKTRRVVIAAGVEPAQAAKTALHEAAHAFLHGDLEPGEYQQHRGTYETEAESVAYVVAGLLGLDTSAYTIGYVAGWSDADTDLIRSTAANVLRAVHVIADAITTTPADLDAVA
- the nrdH gene encoding glutaredoxin-like protein NrdH, which encodes MNITVYSKPDCVQCDATYRALDKAGLQYEIVDITTDAVARGYVMGLGHLQSPVVVADGQHWSGYRPDRVTALADHAHVSVAP
- a CDS encoding ParB N-terminal domain-containing protein, with product MATTSTTQPAPATLPDGVAFLYMNPGDLIVDANIRTNADITPEFRQSIRDLGVRVPVTAVRAPEGIKVREGQRRTITATEEQVPTIPVYVVPDGGDVERIIGQLAENHDRAAMTQPDTAAAYEQLALLGLSASQIAKRTRRTKAEVTAGLTVAKSTIAVEAAEGYALDLVSAALFAEFDGDEDATRTLQWTAERGGSLAHAAQRIRDERARTQALDAERTRLTADGVTITPKPGYYEVTAGREVTALRAKGSTGPLSAEQHATCPHHAAYVHYDDATATARAVYICTDWRAAGHLRWTDPAAKAERTPVSESERAERRQVRENNAAWRSAEKVRRDWLAATIAPRKTPPKGAAEMVADAIVNQASRLSYAADRGFQVAASLLGHTSEHGGRRYIANLLSKANTPRSHVITLVVVLAAIEECTGVHSWRSASGDSGAADYLTTLETWGYQLSDIEQIACGRTPTTEPDPEPAEAAAPAA